In Streptomyces chartreusis, the following proteins share a genomic window:
- the cobJ gene encoding precorrin-3B C(17)-methyltransferase codes for MIGLISATAAGAAARDRLAAAWPDRVRVYDGPVGDAVRRAFAECEQLVCFLATGAVVRLIAPLLGDKTADPGVVCVDEGGRFAVSLVGGHGGGANELAREVGELLGAEPVVTTATDAVGVPGLDTLWLPVEGDVAGVSRALLDGEPVALRAEVAWPLPPLRAGAEGSYTIRVTDRLVEPGEREVVLRPPSLVVGVGASRGAPVDEVLGLVESALRDAGLSPASLAELATVDAKADEPGIVEAAERLGVPLVTRSADELAVVEVPNPSDAPLAAVGTPSVAEAAALVGGGELLVPKRKSERADGRPAMATCAVVRRPGRGRLSVVGLGPGARDLLTPRAKAELRRASVLVGLDQYVDQIRDLLRPGTRILESGLGAEEERARTAVEEARKGQAVTLIGSGDAGVYAMASPALAEASDDIDVIGVPGVTAALAAAAILGAPLGHDHVSISLSDLHTPWEVIERRVRAAAEADIVVTFYNPRSRGRDWQLPKALAILAEHRTPKTPVGVVRNASRPDESSRLTTLGSLDPATVDMMTVVTVGNTATRDIAGRMVTPRGYRWQASQEGPR; via the coding sequence GTGATCGGCCTCATTTCCGCCACCGCGGCGGGGGCGGCGGCGCGCGACCGGCTGGCCGCGGCATGGCCGGACCGGGTGCGTGTGTACGACGGGCCCGTCGGGGACGCCGTGCGGCGGGCGTTCGCGGAGTGCGAGCAGCTCGTGTGTTTCCTGGCGACCGGCGCGGTCGTACGGCTGATCGCCCCGCTGCTGGGCGACAAGACGGCCGACCCGGGTGTGGTGTGCGTCGACGAGGGCGGACGGTTCGCCGTGTCGCTGGTCGGCGGGCACGGCGGCGGCGCGAACGAACTCGCCCGTGAGGTGGGTGAGTTGCTGGGTGCGGAGCCGGTGGTGACGACGGCGACCGATGCCGTGGGGGTGCCCGGTCTGGACACGCTATGGCTGCCCGTCGAGGGCGATGTCGCCGGGGTCTCGCGGGCGCTGCTCGACGGGGAGCCGGTGGCGCTGCGGGCCGAGGTGGCCTGGCCGCTGCCGCCGCTGCGGGCCGGCGCCGAGGGGTCCTACACGATCCGGGTGACGGACCGGCTGGTGGAGCCCGGCGAGCGGGAGGTCGTGCTGCGTCCGCCGTCGCTCGTCGTCGGCGTCGGGGCGTCCAGGGGCGCGCCGGTCGACGAGGTGCTCGGGCTGGTCGAGAGCGCGCTGCGGGACGCCGGTCTGTCCCCCGCGTCCCTCGCCGAACTCGCCACCGTCGACGCCAAGGCGGACGAGCCCGGCATCGTCGAGGCCGCCGAGCGTCTCGGCGTCCCTCTGGTCACCCGCTCCGCGGACGAGCTGGCCGTGGTGGAGGTCCCCAACCCCTCCGACGCGCCACTGGCCGCCGTGGGCACCCCGTCGGTCGCCGAGGCCGCCGCGCTCGTCGGCGGCGGTGAACTCCTCGTACCGAAGCGGAAGTCCGAGCGTGCCGACGGGCGCCCGGCGATGGCGACCTGTGCGGTCGTACGGCGGCCGGGGCGCGGGAGGCTCTCGGTCGTCGGGCTCGGGCCCGGTGCCCGTGACCTGCTGACGCCGCGCGCGAAGGCGGAGCTGCGGCGGGCGTCGGTGCTGGTCGGGCTGGACCAGTACGTCGACCAGATCCGCGACCTGCTGCGGCCCGGCACCCGGATCCTGGAGTCCGGACTGGGCGCCGAGGAGGAGCGGGCGCGCACGGCCGTCGAGGAGGCCCGCAAGGGGCAGGCCGTCACGCTGATCGGCAGCGGCGACGCGGGCGTGTACGCCATGGCCTCCCCCGCGCTGGCGGAGGCGTCCGACGACATCGACGTGATCGGCGTACCGGGGGTGACGGCCGCGCTCGCCGCCGCCGCGATCCTCGGCGCCCCGCTCGGCCACGACCACGTGTCGATCAGCCTGTCCGACCTGCACACCCCGTGGGAGGTCATCGAGCGGCGGGTGCGGGCGGCGGCCGAGGCGGACATCGTGGTCACCTTCTACAACCCCCGTTCCCGGGGCCGCGACTGGCAGCTGCCCAAGGCGCTGGCGATCCTCGCCGAGCACCGGACGCCCAAGACGCCGGTCGGGGTCGTACGGAACGCGTCGCGGCCGGACGAGTCCAGTCGGCTCACGACACTGGGCTCCCTGGATCCGGCGACGGTCGACATGATGACGGTCGTGACCGTCGGCAACACCGCGACCCGGGACATCGCCGGGCGCATGGTGACGCCGCGCGGCTACCGCTGGCAGGCATCGCAGGAGGGCCCGAGGTGA
- the cbiE gene encoding precorrin-6y C5,15-methyltransferase (decarboxylating) subunit CbiE, producing the protein MITVVGTGTGEPLPEDVLAGAELVVGGRRHLDAAGPGEEVERVVLGALAPALDTIAEYAEKDRRVVVLASGDPGFFGIVRALAERFGPERLQVRPGVSSVAAAFARIGLPWDDAVVVSAHGRELRTAVNVCRARPKVAVLTGPGSGPAELGAALARKADARVLVVASALGTGDERVERVTPAEAAARDWGTSVSVVLCLDPARALGGLRTVAGAGAGPTAWALDEGEFAHRDSMITKFEVRALALARLGPRLGDLVWDVGAGSGSVAVECARLGAAVTAVEKTRDGIERIRANADAHGVDVHVVHGAASTVLSDLEDPDAVFIGGGGRELPAIVTACARRARRSVVVAMAALDRVPAAREALTCAGFDCDGVLLHSSRLAPLPGDVTRLASTNPVFLLWGVRKPLDREGVAQ; encoded by the coding sequence GTGATCACCGTCGTCGGCACGGGGACGGGCGAGCCGCTGCCCGAGGACGTCCTCGCCGGGGCCGAACTCGTCGTAGGCGGGCGGCGGCACCTGGACGCCGCCGGCCCGGGCGAGGAGGTGGAGCGGGTCGTGCTCGGGGCGCTGGCTCCGGCTCTCGACACCATCGCGGAGTACGCGGAGAAGGACCGGCGCGTGGTCGTGCTGGCCTCCGGCGACCCGGGGTTCTTCGGGATCGTGCGGGCGCTAGCGGAGCGGTTCGGCCCGGAGCGGCTCCAGGTACGGCCCGGGGTGTCGTCCGTCGCCGCCGCGTTCGCCCGGATCGGGCTGCCCTGGGACGACGCGGTCGTCGTCAGCGCCCACGGGCGGGAGCTGCGCACGGCGGTGAACGTGTGCCGGGCCCGTCCGAAGGTGGCCGTGCTGACCGGTCCGGGCTCCGGGCCCGCCGAACTGGGCGCCGCGCTCGCCCGCAAGGCCGACGCGCGGGTGCTCGTCGTCGCCTCCGCGCTGGGCACCGGGGACGAGCGCGTGGAGCGGGTGACGCCGGCCGAGGCCGCCGCCCGTGACTGGGGCACGTCCGTGAGCGTGGTGCTGTGTCTGGACCCGGCGCGGGCGCTCGGCGGGCTGCGTACGGTCGCCGGGGCGGGCGCCGGGCCCACCGCGTGGGCGCTGGACGAGGGCGAGTTCGCCCACCGCGACTCGATGATCACCAAGTTCGAGGTACGGGCGCTGGCGCTGGCCCGCCTCGGGCCGCGGCTCGGCGACCTGGTGTGGGACGTCGGCGCGGGCTCGGGTTCGGTGGCCGTGGAGTGCGCGCGGCTGGGTGCCGCGGTGACCGCGGTCGAGAAGACCCGGGACGGGATCGAGCGGATCCGCGCCAACGCCGACGCGCACGGCGTCGACGTCCATGTCGTGCACGGGGCGGCGTCCACCGTCCTGTCCGATCTGGAGGATCCGGACGCCGTGTTCATCGGCGGCGGGGGGCGCGAACTGCCTGCCATCGTCACCGCGTGCGCGCGGCGCGCCCGGCGCTCGGTGGTCGTCGCGATGGCGGCGCTGGACCGGGTGCCGGCCGCCCGCGAGGCGCTGACCTGCGCCGGGTTCGACTGCGACGGGGTGCTGCTGCACTCCTCGCGGCTCGCGCCGCTGCCGGGTGATGTGACGCGGCTCGCGTCGACGAATCCGGTGTTCCTGTTGTGGGGTGTCAGAAAGCCCCTGGACCGTGAGGGAGTTGCTCAGTGA
- the cobM gene encoding precorrin-4 C(11)-methyltransferase has product MADAPSGKVTFVGAGPGAADLLTFRAARAIAEADVVIWAASLVQAEVLQHAREGAEILDSATMSLEDVVGVYERAWAECLKVARIHSGDPALWGGTQEQLDRCASIGIATEVVPGVSAFSAVAALAQRELTIPEVAQSVVLTRLGGGKTPMPPGEEVREFAKHGTTMAIFLSAARSGQLVRELLEGGYPTSTPVVVAYQATWPEELVVRCTIGTLEETVKEHKLWKHTLFLVGPALDAHGTRSHLYHPGHFHGYRKADPQARKALRERGAGT; this is encoded by the coding sequence ATGGCCGATGCCCCCAGCGGCAAAGTGACCTTCGTCGGTGCCGGCCCCGGCGCCGCCGATCTGCTGACGTTCCGTGCCGCGCGCGCCATCGCCGAGGCCGACGTCGTGATCTGGGCGGCCAGCCTGGTGCAGGCGGAGGTCCTCCAGCACGCGCGGGAGGGTGCCGAGATCCTCGACTCGGCGACCATGTCCCTGGAGGACGTCGTCGGCGTGTACGAGCGGGCGTGGGCCGAGTGCCTCAAGGTCGCCCGTATCCACTCGGGCGACCCGGCGCTGTGGGGCGGCACGCAGGAGCAGCTCGACCGGTGCGCCTCGATCGGCATCGCCACCGAGGTCGTCCCCGGCGTCTCCGCCTTCTCCGCCGTGGCCGCGCTCGCCCAGCGGGAACTGACGATCCCCGAGGTCGCCCAGTCCGTGGTGCTGACCCGGCTCGGTGGCGGCAAGACTCCGATGCCGCCGGGCGAGGAGGTGCGGGAGTTCGCCAAGCACGGCACGACGATGGCGATCTTCCTGTCCGCCGCCCGCAGCGGGCAGCTCGTGCGGGAACTGCTGGAGGGCGGGTATCCGACGTCCACACCGGTCGTCGTCGCCTACCAGGCGACCTGGCCGGAGGAACTGGTGGTGCGGTGCACCATCGGGACGCTGGAGGAGACCGTCAAGGAGCACAAGCTCTGGAAGCACACCCTGTTCCTGGTCGGGCCGGCGCTCGACGCCCACGGCACGCGCTCGCACCTGTACCACCCCGGTCACTTCCACGGGTACCGCAAGGCCGACCCGCAGGCGCGCAAGGCGCTGCGGGAGCGGGGAGCCGGTACGTGA
- the cobI gene encoding precorrin-2 C(20)-methyltransferase, producing the protein MSSRLIGVGVGPGDPELVTVKGVNALRAADVVVVPVMDSGERGRAEATVLHYVPEEKVVRVVFALNERTDRARREAAWDAAGERVAGLLAEHGAVAFATIGDPNVYSTFTYLAQTIGELVPGTVVETVPGITAMQDLAARSGAVLTEGTEPLTLVPVTAGSAVLKDALAGPGTVVAYKFGRQAAEVAEALRETGRIDDAVWGSALGLAEESIRPAADLDDTPLPYLSTLIAPARRDGGRGGKL; encoded by the coding sequence ATGAGCAGCAGGTTGATCGGAGTCGGGGTCGGTCCCGGCGATCCGGAGCTGGTGACCGTGAAGGGCGTCAACGCGCTGCGCGCCGCCGACGTCGTCGTCGTACCCGTCATGGACAGCGGGGAGCGGGGGCGGGCCGAGGCGACCGTGCTGCACTACGTGCCCGAGGAGAAGGTCGTACGGGTCGTGTTCGCGCTGAACGAGCGCACCGACCGGGCGCGGCGCGAGGCCGCCTGGGACGCCGCGGGCGAGCGGGTCGCCGGGCTGCTGGCGGAGCACGGCGCCGTCGCCTTCGCCACCATCGGTGACCCCAACGTGTACTCCACGTTCACGTATCTCGCCCAGACCATCGGCGAGCTGGTCCCCGGCACCGTCGTGGAGACCGTGCCCGGCATCACCGCCATGCAGGACCTCGCCGCGCGCTCCGGAGCGGTCCTCACCGAGGGGACGGAGCCGCTCACGCTGGTGCCCGTCACCGCCGGTTCGGCCGTGCTGAAGGACGCGCTCGCCGGGCCCGGCACCGTCGTCGCCTACAAGTTCGGGCGGCAGGCGGCCGAGGTCGCCGAGGCGCTGCGGGAGACCGGGCGGATCGACGACGCGGTGTGGGGGTCGGCGCTGGGCCTCGCGGAGGAGTCGATCCGGCCGGCCGCCGACCTCGACGACACCCCGCTGCCCTACCTCTCGACCCTGATCGCACCCGCCCGGCGCGACGGCGGCCGGGGCGGCAAGCTCTGA
- a CDS encoding cobyrinate a,c-diamide synthase, with protein sequence MPSVPRLVIAAPSSGSGKTTVATGLMAAFAARGLAVSPHKVGPDYIDPGYHTLASGRVGRNLDPYLCGPELVGPLFLHGSRGCDIAVVEGVMGLYDGAAGEGELASTAHVAKLLRAPVVLVVDASSQSRSVAALVHGFASWDPQVRVGGVILNKVASDRHEELLRDALDSAGVPVLGMLRRAVQVDTPSRHLGLVPVAERRAEAVDAVAAMGARVEQGCDLDGLLALARSAGALSCEAWEPQLTTTEKREVVALAGGPAFTFSYAEHAELLGAAGADVVAFDPLRDEQLPDGTAGLVIGGGFPEVYAAELSANEPLRKAVAALAQSGAPVAAECAGLLYLCRELDGLPMCGVLDASARMSERLTLGYRDAVAVGDSSLAVAGTRMRAHEFHRTVVEPGSGTAPAWGVRSPQRRVEGFVQQGVHASYLHTHWAAEPGVARRFVERCRTS encoded by the coding sequence ATGCCTTCCGTCCCTCGGCTGGTCATCGCCGCGCCGTCCTCCGGCAGCGGCAAGACCACCGTCGCCACGGGGTTGATGGCCGCGTTCGCCGCGCGGGGGCTCGCCGTGTCCCCGCACAAGGTCGGACCGGACTACATCGACCCCGGGTACCACACGCTCGCGAGCGGGCGGGTGGGGCGGAATCTCGACCCGTATCTGTGCGGGCCGGAGCTGGTCGGGCCGTTGTTCCTGCACGGGTCGCGCGGGTGTGACATCGCCGTCGTCGAGGGTGTGATGGGGCTGTACGACGGGGCCGCCGGGGAGGGCGAGCTGGCGTCCACGGCCCATGTGGCGAAGCTGCTGCGGGCGCCGGTCGTGCTCGTCGTGGACGCCTCGTCGCAGTCGCGGTCCGTGGCGGCGCTGGTGCACGGGTTCGCGTCCTGGGATCCGCAGGTGCGGGTCGGGGGCGTGATCCTGAACAAGGTCGCCTCGGACCGGCACGAGGAACTGCTGCGGGACGCCCTGGACTCGGCGGGGGTACCGGTCCTCGGGATGCTGCGCCGGGCCGTCCAGGTGGACACGCCTTCGCGGCATCTGGGGCTGGTGCCGGTCGCGGAACGGCGCGCCGAGGCGGTGGACGCGGTGGCGGCGATGGGGGCGCGGGTCGAGCAGGGGTGTGACCTGGACGGGTTGCTGGCGTTGGCGCGGAGCGCGGGTGCGTTGTCGTGCGAGGCATGGGAACCCCAGCTCACCACGACGGAGAAGCGTGAGGTGGTCGCCCTCGCCGGCGGCCCCGCCTTCACGTTCTCCTACGCCGAGCATGCCGAGTTGCTCGGCGCCGCCGGTGCGGACGTCGTTGCCTTCGATCCGTTGCGGGACGAGCAACTGCCGGACGGGACGGCCGGGTTGGTGATCGGGGGCGGGTTCCCCGAGGTGTACGCGGCCGAGCTGTCCGCCAACGAGCCGCTGCGCAAGGCCGTCGCCGCACTCGCGCAGAGCGGCGCTCCGGTGGCCGCCGAGTGTGCGGGGCTGCTGTATCTGTGCCGCGAACTGGACGGGCTGCCCATGTGCGGGGTGCTCGACGCGAGCGCCCGGATGAGCGAGCGGCTCACCCTCGGGTACCGGGACGCCGTGGCCGTCGGCGACAGCTCGCTCGCCGTCGCCGGGACGCGGATGCGGGCGCACGAGTTTCATCGGACCGTCGTCGAGCCCGGCTCGGGGACGGCGCCCGCCTGGGGAGTCAGGTCCCCTCAGCGCCGGGTCGAAGGTTTCGTACAGCAGGGCGTGCACGCGAGTTATCTGCACACGCACTGGGCCGCCGAGCCCGGTGTCGCCCGTCGGTTCGTGGAGAGGTGCCGGACGTCATGA
- the cobO gene encoding cob(I)yrinic acid a,c-diamide adenosyltransferase, translating into MPQGQPSVVPDDGLTTRQRRNRPLVVVHTGIGKGKSTAAFGLALRAWNQGWPIGVFQFVKSAKWKVGEENALRVLGASGEGGSVDWHKMGEGWSWVQRDAQMDNEEKAREGWEQVKRDLAAETYKLYVLDEFAYPMHWGWIDTDEVVDVLRDRPGTQHVVITGRNAPEKLVGFADLVTDMSKVKHPMDAGQKGQRGIEW; encoded by the coding sequence ATGCCGCAGGGGCAGCCGAGTGTGGTGCCGGACGATGGTCTGACGACACGTCAGCGGCGTAATCGGCCGCTGGTGGTGGTGCACACCGGCATCGGGAAGGGCAAGTCGACCGCCGCGTTCGGGCTCGCGCTGCGCGCCTGGAACCAGGGGTGGCCCATCGGGGTGTTCCAGTTCGTCAAGTCCGCGAAGTGGAAGGTCGGCGAGGAGAACGCGCTGCGGGTGCTCGGCGCCTCCGGCGAGGGCGGCTCCGTCGACTGGCACAAGATGGGCGAGGGGTGGTCCTGGGTCCAGCGGGACGCCCAGATGGACAACGAGGAGAAGGCCCGGGAGGGCTGGGAGCAGGTCAAGCGGGACCTCGCCGCCGAGACGTACAAGCTGTACGTGCTCGACGAGTTCGCGTACCCGATGCACTGGGGCTGGATCGACACCGACGAGGTCGTCGACGTGCTGCGCGACCGGCCGGGGACCCAGCATGTCGTGATCACCGGGCGGAACGCGCCGGAGAAGCTGGTCGGGTTCGCCGATCTGGTGACCGACATGTCCAAGGTCAAGCACCCGATGGACGCGGGCCAGAAGGGCCAGAGAGGCATCGAGTGGTGA
- a CDS encoding putative cobaltochelatase produces the protein MTTPFPFTAVVGQDDLRLALLLNAVSPAVGGVLVRGEKGTAKSTAVRALSALMPEVPVVPGCRFSCDPGAPDPACPDGPHEETGAGTRRPARMVELPVGASEDRLVGALDIERALAEGVKAFEPGLLADAHRGILYVDEVNLLHDHLVDLLLDAAAMGASYVEREGVSVRHAARFLLVGTMNPEEGELRPQLLDRFGLTVEVAASREPDQRVEVVRRRLAYDDDPGAFAARWADEERAVRRRIVAARELLPSVRLGDGALRQIAATCAAFEVDGMRADIVMARTATALAAWARRTDVLAEDVRQAALLALPHRRRRNPFDAPGLDEDKLDETLEEFGGSEDEDPDPGPDGPGGGGGQPPQSDDGPQGGDTAARPEAGEDGEPQGSGAGEQTPVRASEPFRAKALSVPGVGEGGAAGRRSRARTEHGRTTGARRPRGTLTKLHLAATVQAAAPHQRARGRSGRGLVVRRDDLRQAVREGREGNLVLFVVDASGSMAARQRMGAVKGAVLSLLLDAYQRRDKVGLVTFRGSAADVALPPTSSVDAAAARLESLPTGGRTPLAAGLLKAHEVLRVERLRDPARRALVVLVTDGRATGGPEPVALAGRAARLFAADEVASVVVDCESGPVRLGLAGQLAGELGGTAVTLDELRADSIAGLVRDVQGGSKRRAA, from the coding sequence GTGACCACCCCCTTCCCCTTTACGGCCGTTGTCGGCCAGGACGACCTGCGGCTCGCGCTGCTGCTGAACGCCGTGTCGCCGGCGGTCGGCGGTGTGCTGGTGCGCGGCGAGAAGGGCACCGCCAAGTCGACGGCGGTACGGGCGCTGTCGGCGCTGATGCCCGAGGTCCCGGTCGTCCCCGGCTGCCGTTTCTCCTGCGACCCGGGCGCCCCGGACCCCGCGTGCCCGGACGGACCGCACGAGGAGACGGGCGCCGGCACGCGACGCCCCGCCCGCATGGTCGAACTGCCCGTCGGTGCCTCCGAGGACCGGCTGGTCGGCGCGCTGGACATCGAGCGTGCGCTCGCCGAGGGCGTGAAGGCGTTCGAGCCGGGCCTCCTCGCCGACGCCCACCGCGGGATCCTGTACGTCGACGAGGTCAACCTCCTCCACGACCACCTGGTCGACCTGCTCCTTGACGCGGCGGCGATGGGTGCGTCGTACGTCGAACGCGAGGGTGTCTCGGTCCGGCACGCCGCCCGTTTCCTTCTCGTCGGGACCATGAACCCCGAGGAGGGCGAGCTGCGGCCGCAGTTGCTCGACCGGTTCGGACTGACCGTCGAGGTCGCCGCCTCGCGGGAGCCCGACCAGCGGGTGGAGGTCGTACGACGGCGGCTCGCGTACGACGACGACCCGGGTGCCTTCGCCGCCCGGTGGGCCGACGAGGAGCGTGCCGTACGTCGACGGATCGTCGCCGCACGGGAGTTGCTGCCGTCGGTGCGGCTGGGTGACGGGGCGCTCAGGCAGATCGCGGCGACCTGTGCCGCTTTCGAGGTGGACGGCATGCGGGCCGACATCGTGATGGCCCGCACCGCGACCGCTCTGGCCGCCTGGGCCAGACGGACCGATGTGCTCGCCGAGGATGTGCGGCAGGCGGCGCTGCTGGCGCTGCCGCACCGCAGGCGCCGCAACCCCTTCGACGCGCCCGGTCTGGACGAGGACAAGCTCGACGAGACCCTGGAGGAGTTCGGGGGCTCCGAGGACGAGGACCCGGATCCCGGGCCGGACGGTCCCGGCGGGGGCGGCGGGCAGCCGCCGCAGTCCGACGACGGCCCGCAAGGGGGCGACACGGCCGCGCGTCCCGAGGCCGGTGAGGACGGGGAGCCGCAGGGCTCCGGGGCCGGGGAGCAGACTCCCGTACGGGCTTCCGAGCCGTTCCGGGCGAAGGCGCTGAGCGTGCCGGGTGTCGGTGAGGGCGGTGCCGCCGGGCGGCGTTCGCGGGCGCGGACCGAGCACGGGCGGACCACGGGGGCCCGACGGCCCCGCGGGACGCTGACGAAGCTGCACCTGGCGGCCACCGTGCAGGCGGCGGCGCCGCATCAGCGGGCCCGGGGACGGTCGGGGCGCGGCCTCGTGGTGCGCCGGGACGATCTGCGGCAGGCCGTGCGGGAGGGGCGCGAGGGGAACCTCGTGCTGTTCGTGGTGGACGCCTCCGGTTCGATGGCCGCGCGGCAGCGGATGGGCGCGGTGAAGGGGGCGGTGCTGTCGCTGCTGCTGGACGCGTATCAGCGGCGGGACAAGGTGGGCCTGGTGACGTTCCGGGGGTCGGCCGCCGATGTGGCGCTGCCGCCGACGTCGTCCGTGGACGCCGCGGCGGCCCGGCTGGAGTCCCTGCCGACCGGTGGGCGGACCCCGCTCGCGGCCGGGCTGCTGAAGGCGCACGAGGTGCTGCGGGTCGAGCGGCTGCGCGATCCCGCCCGGCGGGCGCTGGTGGTCCTGGTGACCGACGGGCGGGCCACGGGTGGCCCGGAGCCGGTGGCGCTCGCGGGGCGGGCTGCCCGGCTGTTCGCGGCCGACGAGGTCGCCTCCGTGGTCGTGGACTGCGAGTCGGGGCCGGTGCGGCTGGGGCTCGCGGGGCAGCTCGCGGGTGAGCTGGGCGGTACGGCGGTGACGCTGGACGAGTTGCGGGCGGACTCGATCGCGGGGCTGGTCAGGGATGTTCAGGGTGGGTCGAAGAGGAGGGCCGCGTAA